A single window of Martelella sp. NC20 DNA harbors:
- a CDS encoding D-alanyl-D-alanine carboxypeptidase family protein, with product MARTKSRTRQLGRTVAGALLLAGLMLAGLALPGAAYANPYVVVDAKSGRVLFANEPFRKWYPASLTKLMTAYLVFEDMKSGRLDPRAAITFSAAAANEPASKMYFAPGTRVTVDNALKMMLVHSANDAAHAVADAAIGGREAFIARMNAKAAELGMVDTRFVNANGMTSMASPQTGQYTTARDMAVLALAISNDFPEYHYYFTIPGIAADSGKYRNTNLLVGNFDGATGMKTGFVCASGYNQVSSASRGGRTVIAVAFGANSVPARADKAAELLQAGLTTNERSGPELASYLPPPAPDRPVADITSQICTAEAIQDRGDIRDDDGNYIFKSPYLKPLPKEFATIDAFRLPNDTETVASSLDNLTYVPLPYARPEQ from the coding sequence ATGGCCAGGACGAAATCGAGAACCCGGCAACTTGGCCGGACGGTGGCCGGCGCCCTGCTGCTGGCCGGGCTGATGCTTGCCGGACTGGCACTTCCGGGCGCCGCCTACGCCAACCCCTATGTCGTGGTCGATGCCAAATCCGGGCGTGTGCTGTTTGCCAACGAGCCGTTCAGGAAATGGTATCCGGCCTCGCTCACCAAGCTGATGACAGCCTATCTCGTGTTCGAGGACATGAAATCGGGCCGGCTCGATCCGCGCGCGGCGATCACCTTTTCGGCAGCCGCCGCCAATGAACCGGCCTCGAAGATGTATTTCGCGCCCGGCACCCGCGTGACGGTCGACAATGCGCTGAAGATGATGCTGGTGCATTCTGCCAACGACGCCGCCCATGCCGTCGCCGATGCCGCGATCGGCGGGCGCGAGGCCTTCATCGCCCGCATGAACGCCAAGGCCGCCGAACTCGGCATGGTCGACACCCGTTTCGTCAACGCCAACGGCATGACCTCGATGGCCAGTCCGCAGACCGGCCAATATACCACCGCGCGCGACATGGCGGTTCTGGCGCTCGCAATCAGCAACGATTTTCCGGAATATCACTATTATTTCACCATCCCCGGCATCGCGGCGGACAGCGGAAAATACCGCAACACCAATCTGCTTGTCGGCAATTTCGACGGCGCGACCGGCATGAAGACCGGCTTCGTCTGCGCCTCGGGTTACAACCAGGTTTCCTCGGCCTCGCGCGGCGGCCGCACGGTGATCGCCGTCGCCTTCGGCGCCAACAGCGTGCCCGCGCGCGCGGACAAGGCCGCCGAACTGCTGCAGGCCGGCCTGACGACGAATGAGCGCTCCGGCCCCGAACTTGCGAGCTATCTGCCGCCGCCGGCCCCGGACCGCCCGGTTGCCGATATCACCAGTCAGATCTGTACCGCGGAAGCGATCCAGGACCGTGGCGACATACGCGACGACGACGGCAATTACATCTTCAAGTCGCCCTATCTGAAGCCGCTGCCGAAGGAATTTGCCACCATCGATGCATTCCGCCTGCCGAACGACACCGAAACCGTGGCAAGCTCGCTCGACAATCTCACCTATGTGCCGCTGCCCTATGCCCGGCCCGAGCAATAA
- a CDS encoding M20 aminoacylase family protein, with the protein MPVLNYAAELQNQAAEWRRHLHRHPELLYDVQATADFIAGKLRQFGVDEVIEGIGRTGVVGLIHGRAGEGRTIGLRADMDALPIGEETGRPWASTIPGKMHACGHDGHMAMLLGAAKYLAETRNFRGRVAVIFQPAEEGGGGGKAMIEDGLMDRFSIAEVYGMHNFPGLPVGAFAIRPGPIMAATDEFRIVITGRGGHAAQPHKAIDPIMIGSQIVGALQMIVSRSADPVSALVVSVTEFHAGFAHNVIPSQAELGGTVRSFTPENRDLAEGRIRAIAEGLAAVHGAKAAVTYTRNYPPTVNHEGETRHAADAAITVAGVEAVDTDFAPWTAAEDFSYMLEARPGAFIILGNGDSAGLHNPDYDFNDEALPYGISYWVRLAEARLAA; encoded by the coding sequence ATGCCGGTGCTGAACTATGCCGCCGAACTTCAAAATCAAGCGGCCGAATGGCGGCGCCACCTGCATCGTCATCCCGAGCTGCTCTATGACGTGCAGGCGACGGCGGATTTCATAGCAGGCAAATTGCGGCAGTTCGGTGTCGATGAGGTCATCGAGGGCATTGGCCGCACCGGCGTGGTCGGCCTCATCCATGGCCGGGCGGGCGAGGGGCGCACGATCGGCCTGCGCGCCGATATGGACGCGTTGCCGATCGGCGAGGAAACCGGCAGGCCGTGGGCCTCGACAATCCCGGGGAAGATGCATGCCTGCGGCCATGACGGCCACATGGCGATGCTGCTGGGGGCTGCGAAATACCTCGCCGAGACGCGTAATTTCAGGGGCAGGGTGGCCGTGATTTTCCAGCCCGCCGAAGAAGGCGGCGGCGGCGGCAAGGCGATGATCGAGGATGGGCTGATGGACCGGTTCTCGATCGCCGAGGTCTATGGCATGCATAATTTTCCCGGCCTTCCCGTCGGCGCCTTTGCGATCCGCCCCGGCCCGATCATGGCGGCCACCGACGAGTTCCGGATCGTGATCACGGGCAGGGGCGGGCACGCGGCCCAGCCTCACAAGGCCATCGATCCGATCATGATCGGCAGCCAGATCGTCGGCGCGCTGCAGATGATCGTCTCGCGCAGCGCCGATCCGGTGAGCGCGCTGGTGGTCTCGGTCACCGAGTTCCACGCGGGCTTTGCCCACAATGTCATACCGTCGCAAGCCGAACTCGGCGGCACGGTGCGCTCCTTCACCCCGGAAAACCGCGACCTTGCCGAAGGCAGGATCAGGGCCATCGCCGAGGGGCTGGCCGCTGTCCACGGCGCAAAGGCAGCGGTGACCTACACCCGCAACTATCCCCCGACGGTCAATCACGAGGGCGAGACGCGCCATGCCGCGGACGCCGCGATCACGGTTGCCGGCGTCGAGGCGGTCGATACCGACTTCGCGCCGTGGACGGCGGCGGAGGATTTTTCCTACATGCTCGAGGCCCGGCCGGGCGCCTTCATCATTCTCGGCAATGGCGACAGCGCCGGGCTGCACAACCCGGACTATGATTTCAACGACGAGGCGCTCCCCTACGGCATTTCCTACTGGGTCCGCCTCGCCGAAGCCCGCCTCGCCGCCTGA
- a CDS encoding ABC transporter substrate-binding protein, with protein sequence MKVCKASGILSGAFIALAAHAAMADPIEITDQAGREVRLEGPAERVASIPMPMASTLIAIDGGVEKQVGMNPVAKQAVLDGILGKIYPEAIDIPSDITAPNFIPNVEELAATNPDLVIQWADRGDDLVDPITNAGLTAMLISYGTEEKTREYMTMSAKAMGREDRIGPLIEWREDVASDVASKASAIADADRPKVLYLQRAMETLIASGAKNNYHTWYIELTGGTSASADLEANGVTINPEQIAEWNPDVILLNNFESDISPERIYNDPILSLTSAAQNRKVYRMPLGGYRWDPPNTESPLTWMWLADLLHPDVFNYDLRAEMKKAYKTIYDYDLSEEDIDNILWVDRNEGAANYDQFKSKS encoded by the coding sequence ATGAAAGTCTGCAAAGCCTCGGGAATCCTGTCGGGTGCGTTCATTGCTCTGGCCGCGCATGCCGCCATGGCCGATCCGATCGAAATCACCGATCAGGCGGGACGGGAGGTCAGGCTCGAAGGGCCGGCTGAACGGGTCGCTTCAATCCCGATGCCGATGGCATCGACTCTGATCGCAATCGATGGCGGCGTCGAAAAGCAGGTCGGTATGAATCCGGTGGCCAAGCAGGCGGTTCTTGACGGTATTCTGGGCAAGATCTATCCGGAAGCCATCGACATTCCCTCCGATATCACCGCGCCGAATTTCATTCCCAATGTCGAGGAACTGGCGGCCACCAATCCCGACCTCGTCATCCAGTGGGCGGATCGCGGCGATGACCTTGTCGATCCGATCACCAATGCCGGTCTCACCGCCATGCTGATTTCCTACGGCACGGAGGAAAAGACGCGCGAATATATGACGATGTCAGCCAAGGCCATGGGCCGCGAGGACCGTATCGGCCCGCTGATCGAGTGGCGCGAGGACGTGGCCTCGGATGTCGCGAGCAAGGCGTCCGCGATCGCCGACGCAGACAGGCCGAAAGTGCTCTATCTGCAGCGCGCCATGGAAACCCTGATCGCCTCCGGCGCGAAGAACAACTACCACACCTGGTATATCGAGCTGACAGGCGGAACGAGCGCATCGGCTGACCTTGAGGCCAATGGCGTCACGATCAATCCGGAACAGATCGCCGAATGGAACCCCGACGTCATCCTGCTCAACAATTTCGAAAGCGACATTTCGCCGGAGCGGATTTACAACGACCCCATCCTTTCGCTCACCAGCGCGGCGCAGAATCGCAAGGTCTACCGCATGCCGCTGGGCGGCTATCGCTGGGACCCGCCGAACACGGAAAGCCCGCTGACCTGGATGTGGCTCGCCGATCTCCTCCATCCGGATGTCTTCAATTACGATCTGAGGGCCGAGATGAAGAAGGCCTACAAGACCATCTACGACTACGACCTGAGCGAAGAGGATATCGACAACATTCTCTGGGTTGATCGCAACGAGGGTGCAGCCAACTACGACCAGTTCAAGTCGAAGTCATGA
- a CDS encoding FecCD family ABC transporter permease: MSMTEAGARLHGGTGALRAGLFGAMLAALVAAFIFSIGAGRFSVSPSRIAEIIVQWIANPSAPLDSIDQRIVLLVRMPRVLIAAVSGAALAVGGAALQGVFRNPLVSPQVLGISQGAAFGGALSILLGYAGVTLLGLAFIFGLAALVLVGLLARINGRTEIVTVILSGMVIGALFSALVSVVQFIADPNTSLPAIVYWLMGSFSTATWARFWLGLPGLVVGIVAVWLFRYRLNLLALEDTEARSLGVNPDRERWYIFVATALMTATSVAVAGIIGWIGLVVPHAARILVGEDHRVLIPASAILGAAYLTFVDTLARTLTAAEIPLGVLTALIGAPVFGILLRRHFSKANQP; encoded by the coding sequence ATGAGCATGACGGAAGCCGGCGCCCGTCTTCATGGCGGGACCGGCGCTCTCAGGGCGGGTCTGTTTGGGGCGATGCTGGCGGCGCTTGTCGCAGCCTTCATCTTTTCCATCGGGGCAGGGCGGTTTTCGGTCTCGCCCAGCCGGATCGCGGAAATCATCGTGCAATGGATCGCCAACCCGTCCGCGCCGCTTGACAGCATCGACCAGCGCATCGTGCTTCTGGTGCGTATGCCGCGCGTGCTGATCGCGGCCGTCTCGGGCGCAGCCCTTGCTGTCGGGGGCGCGGCGCTTCAGGGTGTCTTCCGCAACCCGCTGGTCTCGCCGCAGGTGCTCGGCATCAGCCAGGGCGCGGCCTTCGGCGGCGCGCTTTCGATCCTGCTCGGCTATGCCGGCGTGACGCTGCTGGGGCTTGCCTTCATCTTCGGCCTCGCGGCTCTCGTTCTGGTGGGTCTTCTCGCCCGCATCAACGGACGCACCGAAATCGTTACCGTTATCCTCTCGGGCATGGTCATCGGGGCGCTGTTCTCGGCACTCGTCTCCGTCGTCCAGTTCATCGCCGATCCCAACACCTCGCTTCCCGCGATCGTCTACTGGCTGATGGGATCGTTTTCGACAGCCACCTGGGCGCGGTTCTGGCTGGGGCTTCCGGGACTTGTTGTTGGCATTGTCGCCGTCTGGTTGTTTCGCTACCGGCTGAACCTGCTTGCGCTGGAGGACACCGAGGCCCGCTCGCTTGGCGTCAATCCGGATCGCGAACGCTGGTATATCTTCGTCGCCACGGCGCTGATGACGGCGACATCCGTCGCGGTTGCCGGCATTATCGGCTGGATCGGCCTTGTCGTACCGCATGCCGCCCGCATTCTTGTCGGCGAGGACCACCGGGTTCTGATACCGGCTTCCGCCATTCTGGGCGCAGCCTATCTCACCTTTGTCGATACGCTTGCCCGCACGCTGACGGCGGCGGAGATACCGCTCGGCGTGCTGACGGCGTTGATCGGCGCGCCGGTGTTCGGCATTCTGCTCAGGCGTCATTTTTCAAAGGCGAACCAGCCATGA
- a CDS encoding ABC transporter ATP-binding protein, producing the protein MIGLEGAAVSFGSRAIFRDVTFEVPVGRTMAILGPNGRGKTTLLRALLGFQPLAAGKRTAPRIAGYVPQHGASQAKLSGLDVVVMGHAARIGLFGQPGKRDIEAAREALDIVGAAHLAEQRYDRMSGGQRQMILIARALATGSPALVFDEPTSALDLGNQSKTLDLLNMLRARRDRAILFTTHDPNHALAAADDVLLMMPGGREINGTVEAMITPDLLNTLYGVDMRWVEMEGQTGSARRAVVPAFAGREYA; encoded by the coding sequence ATGATCGGACTTGAGGGTGCGGCCGTTTCCTTCGGCAGCCGGGCTATCTTTCGCGATGTCACCTTCGAGGTTCCTGTCGGACGGACCATGGCCATTCTCGGGCCGAACGGTCGCGGCAAGACGACGCTTCTGCGCGCGCTTCTGGGCTTTCAGCCGCTTGCGGCCGGGAAGCGCACCGCGCCGAGGATTGCCGGCTATGTGCCCCAGCATGGCGCTTCGCAGGCGAAACTTTCCGGTCTCGATGTCGTGGTCATGGGGCATGCCGCCCGCATCGGGCTTTTCGGCCAGCCCGGGAAGCGTGATATCGAGGCGGCGCGGGAGGCGCTTGATATTGTGGGTGCCGCCCATCTCGCCGAACAGCGCTACGACCGGATGTCCGGCGGTCAGCGGCAGATGATCCTGATCGCCCGTGCGCTCGCCACCGGTTCGCCGGCGCTCGTCTTTGACGAGCCGACGTCAGCGCTCGATCTTGGCAACCAGTCGAAGACGCTCGATCTTCTGAACATGCTGCGCGCCCGCCGCGACCGGGCGATACTCTTCACTACGCACGACCCCAACCATGCGCTGGCGGCAGCCGATGACGTGCTGCTGATGATGCCGGGCGGGCGTGAAATCAACGGGACAGTCGAGGCAATGATCACGCCGGATCTGCTGAATACGCTCTACGGCGTCGACATGCGCTGGGTGGAAATGGAAGGCCAGACCGGCAGCGCGCGTCGCGCCGTGGTGCCGGCGTTTGCGGGACGCGAATACGCATGA